A section of the Chelmon rostratus isolate fCheRos1 chromosome 16, fCheRos1.pri, whole genome shotgun sequence genome encodes:
- the LOC121620162 gene encoding coagulation factor XI-like isoform X2: MLSTASSFVHSTTPASSLPLFELTGPEITGPLCRHFYCYLKTTPTGQPNVQTPLLGVTSGFSLKSCSPNSQPCLSQVYPNVDFLGADYRTLFTADHEECQRVCTQDPACQFFTFVNGLFTPEKIRYKCHLKFSWTVPRTPIVEAKTGVASGFSHKIQMSQQLNTACQAVKLFSNTDIPGSDIQMLPAASAEHCQALCSAHPRCNYFSFVSNSFNCHLKSNPNEMVTKAKDGVTSGMPARFCQLDNSWVKLAHEDIDFRGSDIRFELMDDADTCQRTCTEDASCQFYTYAKENFFDPVYRRRCYLKRVITMPAPPKVNRLANVVSGFTLKNCV; this comes from the exons ATGTTGAGCACTGCCAGCAGCTTTGTACACAGCACCACGCCTGCCTCTTCTTTACCTTTATTCGAGCTGACTGGACCAGAGATAACAG GCCCTCTCTGCAGGCACTTCTACTGCTACCTCAAGACCACCCCCACTGGACAGCCCAATGTTCAGACTCCGCTTCTGGGCGTCACCTCTGGCTTTTCCCTCAAATCCTGCAGCCCAAACTCAC AGCCCTGCCTGTCTCAGGTGTACCCGAATGTGGACTTCCTCGGGGCAGACTACCGAACCTTGTTCACAGCAGACCATGAGGAGTGTCAGAGAGTCTGCACACAGGACCCTGCCTGTCAGTTCTTTACTTTTGTTAATGGGCTCTTTACACCGGAGAAGATCAG GTACAAGTGCCACCTTAAATTCAGCTGGACAGTACCAAGGACTCCCATTGTCGAAGCAAAGACGGGTGTAGCATCTGGATTCTCCCACAAAATACAAATGAGTCAGCAATTGAACACAG CATGTCAGGCTGTCAAGCTGttttcaaacactgacatcCCAGGAAGCGACATCCAGatgctgcctgctgcctctgctgaaCACTGTCAGGCATTGTGCTCTGCTCACCCACGCTGCAACTACTTCTCTTTTGTCAG CAATTCCTTCAATTGTCACCTGAAGAGCAATCCAAATGAAATGGTGACCAAAGCTAAAGACGGAGTCACATCAGGAATGCCAGCACGCTTCTGTCAGCTGGATAACA GTTGGGTAAAATTGGCTCATGAAGATATAGATTTCAGAGGTTCCGACATTCGCTTCGAGCTGATGGATGATGCAGACACATGTCAGAGGACCTGCACTGAGGATGCCAGCTGCCAGTTCTACACCTATGCTAAGGAAAACTTCTTTGACCCGGTTTACAG GCGCCGCTGCTACCTCAAGCGTGTCATCACCATGCCTGCTCCTCCTAAAGTTAACAGACTGGCCAATGTCGTATCTGGCTTCACCCTGAAGAACTGTGTGTAG
- the LOC121620162 gene encoding coagulation factor XI-like isoform X1 yields MGTYLIWVGLLAICSLAFCQECQQELLENVDFPGTDITSVYSPDVEHCQQLCTQHHACLFFTFIRADWTRDNRHFYCYLKTTPTGQPNVQTPLLGVTSGFSLKSCSPNSQPCLSQVYPNVDFLGADYRTLFTADHEECQRVCTQDPACQFFTFVNGLFTPEKIRYKCHLKFSWTVPRTPIVEAKTGVASGFSHKIQMSQQLNTACQAVKLFSNTDIPGSDIQMLPAASAEHCQALCSAHPRCNYFSFVSNSFNCHLKSNPNEMVTKAKDGVTSGMPARFCQLDNSWVKLAHEDIDFRGSDIRFELMDDADTCQRTCTEDASCQFYTYAKENFFDPVYRRRCYLKRVITMPAPPKVNRLANVVSGFTLKNCV; encoded by the exons ATGGGAACATATTTGATTTGGGTGGGTCTGCTCGCTATCTGCAGCCTCGCCTTCTGTCAAG AGTGTCAGCAAGAGCTTCTGGAGAATGTGGATTTTCCAGGAACAGACATAACATCTGTGTACTCTCCCGATGTTGAGCACTGCCAGCAGCTTTGTACACAGCACCACGCCTGCCTCTTCTTTACCTTTATTCGAGCTGACTGGACCAGAGATAACAG GCACTTCTACTGCTACCTCAAGACCACCCCCACTGGACAGCCCAATGTTCAGACTCCGCTTCTGGGCGTCACCTCTGGCTTTTCCCTCAAATCCTGCAGCCCAAACTCAC AGCCCTGCCTGTCTCAGGTGTACCCGAATGTGGACTTCCTCGGGGCAGACTACCGAACCTTGTTCACAGCAGACCATGAGGAGTGTCAGAGAGTCTGCACACAGGACCCTGCCTGTCAGTTCTTTACTTTTGTTAATGGGCTCTTTACACCGGAGAAGATCAG GTACAAGTGCCACCTTAAATTCAGCTGGACAGTACCAAGGACTCCCATTGTCGAAGCAAAGACGGGTGTAGCATCTGGATTCTCCCACAAAATACAAATGAGTCAGCAATTGAACACAG CATGTCAGGCTGTCAAGCTGttttcaaacactgacatcCCAGGAAGCGACATCCAGatgctgcctgctgcctctgctgaaCACTGTCAGGCATTGTGCTCTGCTCACCCACGCTGCAACTACTTCTCTTTTGTCAG CAATTCCTTCAATTGTCACCTGAAGAGCAATCCAAATGAAATGGTGACCAAAGCTAAAGACGGAGTCACATCAGGAATGCCAGCACGCTTCTGTCAGCTGGATAACA GTTGGGTAAAATTGGCTCATGAAGATATAGATTTCAGAGGTTCCGACATTCGCTTCGAGCTGATGGATGATGCAGACACATGTCAGAGGACCTGCACTGAGGATGCCAGCTGCCAGTTCTACACCTATGCTAAGGAAAACTTCTTTGACCCGGTTTACAG GCGCCGCTGCTACCTCAAGCGTGTCATCACCATGCCTGCTCCTCCTAAAGTTAACAGACTGGCCAATGTCGTATCTGGCTTCACCCTGAAGAACTGTGTGTAG
- the LOC121620167 gene encoding glutathione S-transferase A-like — protein sequence MAKDMTLLWGSGSPPCWRVMIALEEKNLKGYNQKLLSFEKMEHKSKEVMDLNPRGQLPTFKHGDTVVNESLAACFYLESQFKSQGNKLIPDCPAEQALMYQRLFEGFTFYPKMVDVLFYEYKVPKEERLESTVKRNKEALTNELKLWEGYLAKAPCCLAGKNFTLADVSMFPGVAFLFRFGLCEKRYPKLAAYYNCLKDRPSIKASWPPTWLNSPGQDMLKDI from the exons ATGGCCAAGGACATGACCCTGCTGTGGGGCTCCGgctctcctccctgctggaGGGTGATGATCGCTCTGGAAGAGAAGAACCTGAAGGGCTACAACCAGAAACTGCTCTCCTTTGAGAAAATGGAGCACAAGTCGAAGGAAGTCATGGACTTGAATCCCAGGGGACAG CTTCCTACCTTCAAGCATGGAGACACTGTCGTGAATGAGTCCCTCGCTGCCTGCTTCTACCTGGAG AGCCAGTTCAAGTCCCAGGGAAACAAGCTGATCCCTGACTGCCCCGCTGAGCAAGCACTGATGTACCAGCGCCTTTTTGAGGGTTTCACATTCTACCCGAAAATGG tggaTGTTCTCTTCTACGAGTATAAGGTCCCAAAGGAAGAGAGACTTGAGTCTACTGtgaagaggaacaaagaggCTTTGACTAATGAGCTCAAACTGTGGGAGGGATACCTGGCCAAG GCACCCTGCTGTCTGGCAGGAAAGAACTTCACGCTGGCTGATGTGTCTATGTTTCCGGGCGTCGCTTTTCTCTTCCGTTTTGG GTTATGTGAGAAGCGTTACCCCAAACTGGCAGCTTATTATAACTGTCTTAAGGACAGACCCAGCATCAAAGCCAGCTGGCCTCCCACCTGGCTGAACAGCCCGGGACAAGACATGCTGAAAGACATCTGA
- the LOC121620169 gene encoding glutathione S-transferase A-like, which produces MAKDMTLFWGSGSPPCWRVMIALGEKNLKGYNQKMLSIEKMEHKSKEVMDLNPRGQLPTFKHGDTVVNESLAVCFYLESQFKSQGNKLIPDCPAEQALMYQRLFEFFTFYQKMVDFLVYKLKVPEEERLESTMKKKKEAVIDELKLWERYLAKAPCYLAGKNFTLADVSMFPSFAYLFQFGLSEKRYPKLAAYYDYLKERPSIKANWPPTWLNSPRQDILKDI; this is translated from the exons ATGGCCAAGGACATGACCCTGTTTTGGGGCTCCGgctctcctccctgctggaGGGTGATGATCGCTCTGGGGGAGAAGAACCTGAAGGGCTACAACCAGAAAATGCTCTCCATTGAGAAAATGGAGCACAAGTCGAAGGAAGTCATGGACTTGAATCCCAGGGGACAG CTTCCTACCTTCAAGCATGGAGACACTGTCGTGAATGAGTCCCTCGCTGTCTGCTTCTACCTGGAG AGCCAGTTCAAGTCCCAGGGAAATAAGCTGATCCCTGACTGCCCCGCTGAGCAAGCACTGATGTACCAGCgcctttttgagtttttcacGTTCTACCAGAAAATGG tggaTTTTCTCGTCTACAAGTTGAAGGTCCCAGAGGAAGAGAGACTCGAGTCTActatgaagaagaaaaaagaggctGTGATTGATGAGCTCAAGCTGTGGGAGAGATACCTGGCCAAG GCACCCTGCTATCTGGCAGGAAAGAACTTCACGCTGGCTGATGTGTCTATGTTTCCGAGCTTCGCTTATCTCTTCCAATTTGG GTTATCTGAGAAGCGTTACCCCAAACTGGCAGCTTACTATGACTATCTTAAGGAGAGACCCAGCATCAAAGCCAACTGGCCTCCCACCTGGCTGAACAGCCCGAGACAAGACATCCTGAAAGACATCTGA